The genomic interval AATCATCCACACTAATAAGATGATAAATGGAATAGAACGAAAGACGTTCACTAATGCTGAAATCACGCGATATAGCGAGATATTTTCCATAATTTGCCCAGGGCGAGTGACATACAGCAGTACGCCGAAAGGCAATCCAACGGCAAACCCCAGAAAGCCGGAAGCTAAAGTCATAAATAACGTTTCCCAGATACTCCGGGCAAATAGCCACATCATTGCCTCAGACATAACCCAGTACCTCAATATTCACGTGATGTTCCTGCAAAAACTCGATGGCAGCGGCAATATCATCCTCTTGCCCGTGCATTTCTGTCAGCATAACGCCGAACTTGACTCCACCGGCATAATCCATTTGGGCGCTGATGATGTTGTTATTGACGCTGAATTTCCGAGAGATTTCAGAGAGCAGCGGCGCGTCGACGGATTGGCCAGTAAATTCAAGACGCAACAGCGGTATGCGGCTCGTTTCTACACTATCAGACAGCCGGGCTTGATAATCTTCCGGAATATCCAGATGCAATGTTGATTGAATGAACTGTTGTGCCAGTGGTGTTTTAGGATGGGAAAACACTTCGCTGACCGTGTCTTGCTCAATCAATTTCCCATCGCTGATGACCGCAACCTGATCACAGATACGTTTGACGACATCCATTTCATGAGTAATAAGCAGAATCGTCAGGCCCAGACGACGATTGATATCTTTTAGCAATTCCAGAATGGAACGGGTTGTCGCTGGGTCGAGCGCGCTGGTGGCTTCATCGCACAGTAATACCTTGGGATTGCTAGCCAATGCTCGTGCGATGGCAACGCGCTGCTTCTGCCCACCGGACAGGTTTGCAGGATAGGCGTCCTGTTTTTCCGACAGGCCGACTAATTCCAACAATTGGGATACTCGCTGTTTTATTTCAGTTGCGGGCGTGTTGTTCAACTCCAGGGGCAAGGCGACGTTGCCAAAGACGGTGCGAGAGGACAATAGATTAAAGTGTTGGAAGATCATGCCGATCTGGCGGCGAGCCTGAGTTAGCTGCCTCTCCGACAACAGCATCAGATCCTGACCGTCAACCAAAACGTTGCCTTGAGTCGGGCGCTCTAACAGGTTTACACAGCGAATTAATGTACTCTTGCCTGCACCTGAAGCGCCGATCACGCCGTAAATCTGGCCGGCAGGCACACGTAACGTCACGTTATCAAGCGCGGTGATCGCACGCCCGTTTTGTTGAAAAATTTTAGTAATATTAATAAGTTCTATCATGGTTTTTATAAAAAATGCCTGTGGTCAGATAAATAGCATTTATGCTGCCAGCTATAATTGAAGGGATGTTAAGGCGTCTAGACGTCCAAGTCAATCGAGATCCCTTATCGATGAAGATTCTCCAGAACGAATCAAAAGTGCGATACTATGCGGCAATTTACGCCATCAGGAGCGAATGTAAGTGGCAA from Musicola paradisiaca NCPPB 2511 carries:
- the metN gene encoding methionine ABC transporter ATP-binding protein MetN, encoding MIELINITKIFQQNGRAITALDNVTLRVPAGQIYGVIGASGAGKSTLIRCVNLLERPTQGNVLVDGQDLMLLSERQLTQARRQIGMIFQHFNLLSSRTVFGNVALPLELNNTPATEIKQRVSQLLELVGLSEKQDAYPANLSGGQKQRVAIARALASNPKVLLCDEATSALDPATTRSILELLKDINRRLGLTILLITHEMDVVKRICDQVAVISDGKLIEQDTVSEVFSHPKTPLAQQFIQSTLHLDIPEDYQARLSDSVETSRIPLLRLEFTGQSVDAPLLSEISRKFSVNNNIISAQMDYAGGVKFGVMLTEMHGQEDDIAAAIEFLQEHHVNIEVLGYV